Proteins from one Atribacterota bacterium genomic window:
- a CDS encoding TolC family protein: protein MKMFAGVFRDKSKAIPISCIFFITFLFFLFSISSFASDKLALSLEECIQIALQENLGYKISQSSVEVKEAQIEEAEGAKKINVRLKAGYVRMNEAPDPESIMEGDFSYLYSTGVGVPTVSLSVSKVLYSGGKIESYISQAEANQSIAINDLEQKKQEVIFQTTQAYYGALKAAGLVKVSEQALTQINSHLETSEALLKEGMIAPIDLNRIKSQLSNLEHNLIRAENGYELAIYNLNSIMGIDLSTMVELQNNLIYEPCEITLNEAMEAAILNRPEVKNISQQRIIMENMVDIAKSNKKPQIVMNLESGLAGWQVAVMGEVPIFDGGVNTAKIKQAELNLSQVDQSRIQIEQMLELEIRSAYLRMKEAEKLIKITDQGIGDSQESFRIAQVKYNEGIATNTEVIDAQSALIEAETNKLNALYEYNTNRASLIKAMGLMGVI from the coding sequence ATGAAGATGTTTGCTGGTGTTTTTAGGGATAAAAGTAAAGCTATTCCTATTTCATGTATTTTTTTTATAACATTTTTGTTTTTTCTTTTTTCAATTAGCTCTTTTGCCTCGGATAAACTTGCTTTAAGTCTGGAGGAATGCATACAGATTGCCCTGCAGGAAAATCTGGGTTATAAGATTTCCCAGAGTTCTGTTGAGGTAAAAGAAGCCCAGATAGAAGAAGCAGAGGGAGCCAAAAAAATCAATGTCAGGTTAAAAGCCGGGTACGTCAGAATGAATGAAGCGCCTGACCCTGAAAGTATCATGGAAGGTGATTTCAGTTATCTCTATTCTACCGGAGTGGGAGTTCCAACTGTCTCATTAAGTGTTTCAAAGGTATTATATAGTGGTGGTAAGATTGAATCATATATTTCCCAGGCAGAAGCAAACCAATCGATTGCTATTAATGATTTGGAACAGAAGAAACAGGAAGTTATTTTTCAGACTACCCAGGCTTATTATGGTGCATTAAAGGCGGCTGGCCTTGTTAAGGTAAGTGAACAGGCATTAACCCAGATTAATTCCCATCTGGAAACCTCTGAAGCCTTATTAAAAGAAGGAATGATAGCACCTATTGATTTAAACCGTATAAAATCACAGCTTTCTAACCTGGAGCATAACTTGATACGGGCTGAAAACGGTTATGAATTAGCAATTTATAATCTCAATTCTATAATGGGAATTGACTTGTCAACCATGGTTGAACTTCAGAATAATCTTATCTATGAACCATGTGAGATAACCCTGAATGAAGCAATGGAAGCGGCTATACTAAACAGACCTGAAGTAAAAAATATCAGCCAGCAGAGAATTATTATGGAAAATATGGTAGATATTGCTAAAAGTAACAAGAAACCTCAGATAGTGATGAATTTAGAGTCAGGGTTAGCAGGGTGGCAAGTTGCAGTAATGGGAGAAGTGCCGATTTTTGATGGTGGAGTTAATACTGCAAAAATAAAACAAGCAGAGTTAAATCTCTCACAGGTTGACCAAAGTAGAATACAGATCGAGCAAATGCTGGAATTGGAAATACGATCTGCTTACCTGAGAATGAAAGAAGCCGAGAAATTAATCAAGATAACAGATCAGGGTATTGGGGATTCACAGGAAAGCTTCCGAATTGCTCAGGTAAAATATAATGAGGGGATCGCTACCAATACAGAAGTTATTGATGCACAAAGTGCATTAATTGAAGCAGAAACAAATAAATTAAATGCCCTATATGAATATAATACAAATCGTGCTTCCTTAATTAAAGCAATGGGCTTAATGGGTGTTATATAA
- a CDS encoding MazG nucleotide pyrophosphohydrolase domain-containing protein — translation MYEKERELFSELISIITKLRGPQGCQWDKKQTLDSMIPNIIEEAQEVQEAVEKEDYSNLCEELGDLLMDVLMEIQIAREAGLFDYQQVLTGAKEKFIRRHPHVFGDVKVNTPEEALLVWKNMKKKEKESYFSQDDK, via the coding sequence ATGTATGAAAAGGAAAGGGAACTTTTTTCAGAATTAATATCTATAATAACAAAACTCAGAGGACCGCAAGGCTGTCAATGGGATAAAAAACAGACTCTGGATTCCATGATTCCTAATATTATTGAAGAGGCACAGGAAGTTCAAGAGGCGGTTGAAAAAGAAGATTATTCCAATCTATGTGAAGAATTAGGAGATTTGTTGATGGATGTTTTAATGGAAATACAGATAGCCCGGGAAGCAGGTTTGTTTGATTATCAGCAGGTATTGACCGGTGCTAAAGAAAAATTTATCCGAAGACATCCTCATGTCTTTGGTGATGTAAAGGTAAATACACCGGAAGAAGCATTATTAGTATGGAAAAATATGAAAAAGAAAGAAAAGGAAAGCTATTTTTCTCAGGATGATAAATAG
- the mfd gene encoding transcription-repair coupling factor, with amino-acid sequence MKLKKIWDNSAAFKQLLQHISNKEKSNLRIKGLQGSANSFLISSLINKSKAIAPLLILTENKESALHFFQDIIGFSNLKENKNIYIFPSFEVLPYEDIKPDKHIIEQRMKVLSMLALSQNNNPRDACNHFNPLVIVSDYKAVFSRMVSVKEFKKQYKKLEVQGQLNPEEFLTCIVNQGYQVADIIEYPGQFSHRGGIIDIFPYSEEKPIRIELYGEQIETIRLFDLESQRSVKKINEIFILPQSEIGDFVNNKTDQVASFFDYLPRDTKIIIQELEEFKKTAIEYEKECRDIYQRKMQAGIQNILTPDYYFLNWAQLKDLIQQKKSTIILESRYLYESRKKNGFPASSEDYEINSSLARNYYGKLDLFFEDLKQWQKEKKNILVLTSNNGRAKRMAEIFSDRNIHNFQIIPLVEAEISPDNICLSYGQVNYGFSIPSLQLIVVTDKEIFGRERDRSYRTSKYQGKPFHQLDELKPGDYVVHIEHGIGQYAGIYSKKREGISQDYILVKYAEDDELYVPVDKLNLIHKYIGVGEHAPRLYRLGGSSWKRVKKKVRESIQKIARELFELYKNRKSINGFSFTTDSVWQQELEMAFPFEETPDQHKALLDVKRDMESANPMERLICGDVGYGKTEIAIRAAFKAVMDGKQVAILAPTTILAQQHWENFSERIKPFPVRIEMLSRFKSKKEQQNIIADLEQGKVDIVIGTHRLVQKDIIFKDLGLLIVDEEQRFGVIHKERVKKIKEQVDSLTLTATPIPRTLYFSLIGVREMSLINTPPELRLPIVTYLREKTDNIIEEAVRREIKRGGQVYYVYNRVENIDYVASQLRAIIPEARIVIAHGQMPEEQLEKIMIDFMNKKYDILVCTTIIEIGLDIPNVNTIIIDDAHKFGLSQLYQLRGRVGRADRRAFAYLLYPSKGILTDNAKKRLEAIREFSDLGSGFRLAMRDLEIRGAGNLLGKEQHGFVSEVGFNFYCQLLEDSIDELKQLDSGKEKTEEKETEIIVKLESHIPEQYIPNTENRVAYYQRLSQIKSIKELHDFSASLQDIYGPYPKEVKNLIDIINLKLKLKKLGVTQAKITPAYFSLRYKSDSPVHKKIKEINAINNPSIKHYKRGSNIELKLLSDTGNESTQNNILFKANQFLEKMITGSN; translated from the coding sequence ATGAAATTAAAAAAAATATGGGATAATAGCGCTGCTTTTAAGCAGTTGTTACAGCATATAAGCAATAAAGAAAAAAGTAATCTAAGGATAAAAGGATTGCAGGGAAGTGCAAATTCTTTTTTGATTTCATCACTGATAAATAAATCAAAAGCAATTGCACCTCTTCTTATTCTTACTGAAAATAAGGAAAGTGCTCTACATTTTTTTCAGGATATTATAGGTTTTTCTAATTTAAAAGAAAACAAAAATATTTACATTTTTCCTTCTTTTGAAGTCTTACCATATGAAGACATAAAACCTGATAAACATATAATAGAGCAAAGGATGAAAGTATTGTCCATGTTGGCTTTATCACAGAATAATAATCCCCGGGATGCCTGTAATCATTTTAACCCCTTGGTAATTGTCAGTGATTATAAAGCTGTATTTTCCAGGATGGTATCTGTAAAGGAATTTAAAAAACAATACAAAAAATTAGAAGTTCAAGGACAATTAAATCCGGAAGAATTTTTAACCTGCATTGTTAACCAGGGATATCAGGTTGCAGATATAATAGAATACCCTGGTCAGTTTAGTCACAGAGGGGGTATTATTGACATTTTTCCATATTCGGAGGAAAAACCTATCAGGATTGAATTATATGGAGAGCAAATTGAAACAATTCGTCTCTTTGATTTAGAATCCCAGCGATCCGTAAAAAAAATAAATGAAATATTTATTTTACCCCAAAGTGAAATAGGAGATTTTGTAAATAACAAAACTGATCAGGTAGCATCTTTTTTTGATTATTTACCCCGCGATACTAAAATTATTATACAAGAATTGGAAGAGTTTAAAAAAACAGCAATAGAGTATGAGAAAGAATGCCGGGATATATACCAAAGAAAAATGCAAGCCGGAATCCAAAATATTCTCACTCCTGATTATTATTTTTTAAACTGGGCTCAGTTAAAAGACTTGATACAACAAAAAAAGAGTACCATTATATTGGAATCCAGATATCTATATGAAAGCAGAAAAAAGAATGGATTTCCAGCCAGTAGTGAAGATTATGAAATTAATTCCAGCTTAGCCAGAAATTATTATGGAAAACTGGATTTATTTTTTGAAGATTTAAAACAATGGCAAAAGGAAAAGAAAAATATTTTAGTATTGACCAGCAATAATGGAAGGGCAAAGAGAATGGCAGAGATATTTTCTGACCGTAATATCCATAATTTCCAGATAATCCCTTTAGTTGAAGCAGAAATTAGCCCGGATAATATTTGTCTGAGCTATGGACAGGTGAATTATGGATTCTCTATACCTTCTTTGCAGCTTATTGTGGTCACTGATAAAGAAATATTCGGCAGAGAAAGAGACAGGTCCTATCGAACAAGTAAATATCAGGGGAAACCCTTTCACCAGTTGGATGAGCTTAAACCGGGTGATTATGTTGTACATATTGAGCATGGTATCGGGCAATATGCAGGTATTTATTCAAAAAAAAGAGAAGGCATAAGCCAGGACTATATACTGGTAAAATATGCTGAAGATGATGAGCTTTACGTACCGGTTGATAAACTGAATTTAATTCATAAATATATTGGAGTCGGTGAACATGCTCCAAGATTGTACCGGCTGGGGGGAAGCTCCTGGAAGAGAGTGAAAAAGAAGGTCAGAGAATCTATTCAGAAAATAGCCAGGGAATTGTTTGAACTATATAAAAATCGAAAAAGTATCAATGGTTTTTCATTCACAACTGATTCTGTCTGGCAGCAGGAATTAGAAATGGCTTTTCCTTTTGAAGAAACTCCTGACCAGCATAAGGCATTATTGGATGTCAAAAGAGATATGGAATCCGCTAATCCCATGGAAAGGTTGATTTGTGGAGATGTAGGATATGGTAAAACAGAAATTGCCATAAGGGCAGCATTCAAAGCGGTCATGGATGGTAAACAGGTAGCAATATTGGCACCTACAACAATTTTGGCACAACAGCACTGGGAAAATTTCAGTGAAAGAATAAAACCATTTCCGGTTAGAATTGAGATGCTTTCCAGATTTAAATCCAAAAAAGAACAGCAAAATATTATTGCTGATTTAGAGCAGGGTAAAGTAGATATTGTAATTGGTACTCATCGCCTTGTTCAGAAAGATATCATATTTAAAGATTTAGGATTATTAATAGTAGATGAAGAACAACGATTTGGTGTTATACATAAGGAGAGGGTAAAAAAAATCAAGGAACAGGTTGATTCTCTTACCTTAACGGCAACTCCGATTCCTAGAACCCTGTATTTTTCTCTAATTGGAGTCAGGGAAATGAGCCTCATAAATACCCCTCCTGAACTGCGATTGCCAATTGTGACTTATCTCAGGGAAAAAACAGATAATATAATTGAGGAGGCTGTTAGAAGAGAAATAAAGAGAGGCGGGCAGGTTTATTATGTTTATAATCGTGTCGAAAACATTGATTATGTGGCCTCTCAATTACGTGCTATTATTCCGGAAGCCAGAATTGTTATTGCCCATGGACAGATGCCTGAAGAACAATTAGAGAAAATCATGATAGATTTTATGAATAAAAAATATGATATTTTAGTATGCACCACTATTATTGAAATTGGTCTGGATATTCCGAATGTAAATACTATTATTATAGATGATGCTCACAAATTTGGATTGTCTCAACTGTATCAACTGCGTGGACGTGTGGGGAGGGCTGACAGAAGAGCTTTTGCTTATTTGTTATATCCTTCAAAAGGTATATTAACTGACAATGCCAAAAAGCGTTTGGAGGCAATAAGAGAATTCAGTGATTTAGGTTCAGGTTTTAGATTAGCAATGAGAGATCTGGAAATAAGAGGAGCAGGAAACTTATTAGGGAAAGAGCAACATGGATTTGTTAGTGAAGTTGGCTTTAATTTTTATTGTCAACTTCTGGAAGACAGCATTGATGAACTAAAGCAGCTTGATTCAGGAAAGGAAAAGACTGAAGAAAAAGAAACCGAAATAATTGTAAAATTAGAAAGCCATATTCCTGAGCAATATATTCCGAATACAGAAAATAGGGTCGCATATTACCAAAGATTAAGCCAGATAAAATCAATAAAAGAACTTCACGATTTTAGTGCAAGTTTGCAGGATATTTATGGCCCCTATCCGAAAGAAGTAAAAAATCTGATTGATATTATTAACTTGAAGTTAAAACTTAAAAAACTTGGAGTTACCCAGGCAAAAATAACTCCTGCCTATTTTAGTTTAAGATATAAATCTGATTCTCCTGTGCATAAAAAAATAAAGGAAATAAATGCTATTAACAATCCTTCAATAAAACATTATAAAAGAGGTTCAAATATTGAATTAAAATTACTGTCAGATACTGGTAATGAAAGCACTCAAAACAATATTTTATTTAAGGCTAACCAATTTTTAGAAAAGATGATTACCGGGTCTAATTAA
- the pfkA gene encoding 6-phosphofructokinase, with translation MIKRIAVLTSGGDSPGMNAAIRAVVRTGIYNNLDVIGIHNGYQGLLDDKLIPLNVKSVGGIMQHGGTLLMTSRSEDFKTKAGISKGAKILRENRIDVLVVIGGDGSMAGALDLYNIEGFPVICIPATIDNDLYGTDMCIGVDTALNTVITAIDKIKDTASSHRRAFIIEVMGRNCGYLALMSGIAGGVEFIIVPEFPVNLEDVSNKLKQGYQRGKTHCIVMVAEGAGDVYKIGKLMEDNIGFEMRVTVLGYLQRGGFPSAFDRILASRLGAAAIEQLLKNKDHHMIGLIGNKIKTITIAEALSKKNQLQKSMYELAGILAQ, from the coding sequence ATGATTAAAAGGATCGCCGTTCTAACCAGCGGTGGGGATTCTCCGGGAATGAATGCAGCTATCAGGGCAGTTGTCCGTACTGGAATTTACAACAATCTTGATGTAATTGGAATTCACAATGGTTATCAGGGGTTATTAGATGATAAATTAATTCCACTAAACGTGAAAAGTGTAGGTGGAATTATGCAGCATGGTGGCACATTGCTGATGACTTCCAGAAGCGAAGATTTTAAGACAAAAGCCGGAATTTCCAAGGGTGCGAAAATTTTAAGGGAAAACAGGATTGATGTACTGGTAGTTATAGGTGGAGACGGTTCCATGGCAGGTGCCCTGGATCTTTATAATATAGAGGGATTTCCTGTAATATGCATTCCAGCGACCATTGATAATGATCTCTACGGTACGGACATGTGTATCGGAGTAGATACCGCTTTGAATACAGTTATAACAGCTATAGATAAAATAAAGGATACAGCATCTTCTCATCGTCGGGCGTTTATTATTGAAGTTATGGGGAGGAATTGCGGTTATCTTGCCCTTATGAGCGGTATTGCCGGTGGTGTTGAGTTTATCATTGTACCAGAGTTTCCCGTTAACCTGGAGGATGTTAGCAATAAATTAAAACAGGGATATCAAAGAGGGAAAACACACTGCATAGTTATGGTAGCAGAAGGGGCAGGAGATGTATACAAGATTGGAAAACTTATGGAAGATAATATAGGATTTGAAATGAGAGTAACTGTATTAGGATATCTGCAGAGAGGTGGTTTTCCATCCGCCTTTGACAGAATACTGGCCAGTCGCCTGGGTGCAGCTGCTATAGAACAGTTATTGAAAAACAAAGACCATCATATGATTGGCTTAATAGGTAACAAAATAAAAACAATAACCATTGCTGAAGCCCTCTCTAAAAAAAATCAACTTCAAAAATCTATGTATGAATTAGCCGGGATACTTGCTCAATAA
- the pth gene encoding aminoacyl-tRNA hydrolase, translated as MDLIVGLGNPGKQYEYSRHNIGFRILEAFIVKKISLELKWKKGFFSQYLEQYFNSKKIIFSKPQTYMNLSGRSVEKIVSYYGITPEKLLIVYDDIHLSLGNIRIRKKGSSGGHRGVESIIQSLKTEEFPRLRIGIKNELLMKHLDQPSFVLSRFLPEEEEILKNVINRSVQALEDILNNGCDYAMSIYNRSEGSTSDQD; from the coding sequence GTGGATTTAATTGTCGGACTTGGGAATCCGGGTAAGCAATATGAATATTCCAGGCATAATATCGGGTTTCGAATTCTGGAAGCCTTTATTGTTAAAAAAATAAGCTTAGAATTAAAATGGAAAAAAGGTTTTTTTTCCCAATATTTAGAGCAATATTTCAACAGTAAAAAGATAATATTTTCTAAACCTCAGACATATATGAACCTCAGTGGAAGGTCAGTAGAAAAAATTGTTAGTTATTATGGGATAACACCGGAGAAATTATTGATTGTATATGATGACATTCATTTGTCTTTAGGCAATATAAGAATTCGTAAAAAAGGCAGTTCCGGTGGACATCGTGGAGTTGAATCTATAATTCAATCCTTAAAAACAGAGGAATTTCCCCGTTTAAGGATTGGAATAAAAAATGAATTATTGATGAAACATTTAGATCAGCCTTCTTTTGTCTTGTCCCGTTTTTTACCTGAAGAGGAAGAAATCCTAAAAAATGTGATTAATCGTTCGGTTCAAGCATTAGAAGATATACTGAATAATGGATGTGACTATGCTATGAGTATATATAATAGGTCAGAAGGAAGCACTTCTGACCAGGATTGA
- a CDS encoding 50S ribosomal protein L25 → MKRKTLLVETREKTGKEGSKELRKSGYVPGVLYSPRDKNNLLLKVPEKTLQQFLADKKHARGIIDLQIKKDEDKSTTRIAVLKDFQYDSLEKRINHFDFYGVTMKEKVTLQVSLVLEGEPKGIKEGGILDISLREIEVECLPADAPESITIDISQLGFNDVITLEDIELPKGVKLLTDIDRTIASVVAPTREEEAPEEEEVEEEVTTEAKAKAKPKPEDAGKDAKGEDKTEKKEKE, encoded by the coding sequence ATGAAACGAAAAACGTTACTGGTGGAAACCAGAGAAAAAACAGGGAAAGAAGGAAGTAAAGAATTAAGAAAGTCAGGATATGTTCCTGGAGTTCTTTATTCTCCCCGTGACAAGAATAACCTATTGCTAAAGGTACCTGAAAAAACATTACAGCAATTTTTAGCTGACAAAAAGCATGCACGTGGAATTATTGATTTGCAGATAAAGAAAGATGAAGATAAGAGTACAACACGTATTGCAGTTTTAAAAGACTTTCAGTATGATTCATTAGAAAAGAGAATAAATCATTTTGATTTTTATGGTGTTACAATGAAAGAGAAGGTTACCCTGCAAGTATCTTTAGTTTTAGAAGGGGAACCGAAAGGAATCAAAGAAGGTGGAATACTGGATATTTCTTTACGAGAAATTGAAGTAGAGTGCCTTCCTGCCGATGCTCCAGAATCAATTACTATTGATATCAGTCAATTAGGTTTTAATGATGTTATAACATTAGAGGATATTGAGCTGCCCAAAGGAGTAAAATTATTGACAGATATTGATCGTACTATCGCATCAGTAGTTGCCCCGACAAGAGAAGAAGAGGCTCCTGAAGAAGAGGAAGTCGAAGAAGAAGTTACCACTGAAGCCAAAGCTAAGGCCAAGCCTAAACCGGAAGATGCCGGCAAAGATGCAAAGGGTGAAGACAAAACTGAAAAGAAAGAAAAAGAATAA
- a CDS encoding ribose-phosphate pyrophosphokinase — protein sequence MVYSQRELQVFSGNANPLLAEEIASHLGIELGKAQVSRFPDGEFHVQIDENVRGSDVFVIQPTCHPVHENIMELLVMIDALHRASTERITAVIPYYSYARQDRKTRPREPITAKLIANLLVQAGADRVLTMDLHAGQIQGFFDIPLDHLEAAPLLADYFREKNLSKVVVVSPDVGGTARARSFAGRLSKPIAIIDKYRQSDTNVEIMHIVGNVKNKTAIIIDDMIDTAGSIVKSSKALSDAGAKEVYICATHPVFAGPARERLEKNWKAGLFKEVVVTNTIPIAEEKQLPCIKSLSVAKLFAESIKRIHGNMSISALFR from the coding sequence ATTGTTTATTCACAAAGAGAATTACAAGTTTTTTCTGGGAATGCCAATCCCTTATTGGCAGAAGAAATTGCATCACATTTAGGTATTGAACTTGGGAAAGCACAAGTATCAAGATTCCCTGATGGTGAATTTCATGTTCAAATTGATGAGAATGTTAGAGGAAGTGATGTATTTGTAATACAACCAACCTGTCATCCGGTTCATGAAAATATTATGGAATTACTGGTTATGATTGATGCACTGCACAGGGCATCTACTGAAAGAATAACTGCTGTTATACCATATTACAGTTATGCACGACAGGACAGAAAGACTCGCCCTAGAGAGCCAATAACTGCAAAGCTGATAGCAAATTTATTGGTACAGGCAGGTGCTGATCGGGTCTTGACAATGGATTTGCATGCCGGTCAAATACAGGGATTCTTTGATATTCCTCTTGATCATTTAGAAGCAGCTCCTCTTTTGGCTGATTATTTCAGGGAAAAGAATCTATCAAAAGTAGTAGTGGTATCACCGGATGTCGGTGGAACTGCAAGGGCAAGAAGTTTTGCCGGACGACTGTCAAAACCCATTGCAATTATTGATAAATATAGACAATCCGATACAAATGTGGAAATAATGCATATTGTTGGAAATGTGAAGAACAAAACTGCTATTATAATAGATGATATGATTGATACAGCTGGTTCTATTGTAAAAAGTAGCAAAGCTTTAAGTGATGCCGGAGCGAAGGAAGTATATATTTGTGCCACACATCCAGTTTTTGCAGGTCCTGCCAGAGAAAGATTAGAGAAAAACTGGAAAGCAGGGTTGTTTAAAGAAGTAGTAGTGACAAATACTATTCCTATTGCTGAGGAAAAACAATTACCCTGTATTAAATCTTTATCTGTAGCAAAGCTTTTTGCAGAATCAATAAAGCGAATTCATGGGAATATGTCCATAAGTGCACTATTCCGTTAA
- the glmU gene encoding bifunctional UDP-N-acetylglucosamine diphosphorylase/glucosamine-1-phosphate N-acetyltransferase GlmU: MKSIASIILAAGKGTRMKSSLPKALHKVAGNSMISYSLELLKSLGIEKKIVVIGNKADKIKEEVGNIDPSVTFALQEEQLGTAHAIQQAESCLTGFSGTILILYTDVPLLRSSTIKDLIDSHTKCNSNCTVLTAFLDNPAGYGRIIRDTKGIFTKIVEQRDLAANQEQVNEVNAGIYCFDSEKLFSMLKLVKNDNSQKEYYLTDVIKILLKNGNTVSTVTVQDKEEILGVNTRLDLSSISRILYKRNATEHMLNGVTIVDENNTYIEKSVQIGQDTVIYPFTIITEGSVIGSNCHIGPYSHIVNSSIGQETSIYSSVVEKSKIGIRTNVGPYTHIRPGTIIGDEVRIGNYVEVKKSFIDNGSKVGHLTYIGDAKLGKKVNIGAGTITCNYDGKNKNPTTIKDGVFIGSNNSLVAPVTIEKDSYTAAGSTITTNVPERSLGIARAKQKNIPGWVEKKSKKKNTE, encoded by the coding sequence ATGAAATCTATTGCATCTATTATACTGGCAGCTGGCAAGGGTACACGAATGAAATCTTCCCTTCCCAAAGCTCTACACAAAGTAGCTGGCAATTCCATGATTTCCTATTCACTTGAACTACTCAAGTCTTTGGGGATAGAAAAAAAAATTGTGGTTATCGGTAATAAAGCAGACAAGATAAAAGAAGAAGTTGGTAATATTGATCCATCAGTCACATTTGCCCTGCAAGAAGAGCAGTTAGGAACTGCCCATGCTATTCAACAGGCAGAATCTTGTTTGACAGGTTTTTCAGGTACAATTTTGATATTATATACTGATGTTCCACTATTAAGAAGTTCAACTATTAAAGACTTAATCGATTCCCATACAAAATGTAACTCAAATTGTACCGTATTAACTGCTTTTTTAGACAATCCCGCAGGATATGGACGAATTATTAGAGACACAAAAGGCATATTTACCAAAATTGTTGAACAACGTGATTTAGCAGCAAACCAGGAACAGGTAAATGAAGTAAATGCAGGTATATATTGTTTTGATTCTGAGAAATTATTTTCAATGTTGAAGCTGGTTAAAAATGATAATAGTCAAAAAGAATATTATTTAACCGATGTCATTAAAATATTATTAAAAAATGGCAATACAGTTTCTACAGTTACAGTTCAGGACAAAGAAGAGATATTAGGGGTTAATACCAGATTGGATCTTTCAAGTATATCCCGAATTTTATATAAGAGAAATGCAACCGAGCATATGTTAAATGGCGTTACTATTGTTGATGAGAATAATACTTATATAGAAAAAAGTGTACAAATTGGTCAGGATACGGTTATTTATCCATTTACAATCATCACTGAAGGGTCTGTAATTGGTAGTAATTGCCACATTGGCCCATATTCTCATATTGTCAATTCCAGTATTGGTCAGGAAACAAGCATCTATTCTTCTGTTGTTGAGAAAAGTAAAATTGGTATTAGAACCAATGTAGGGCCTTATACACACATCAGACCCGGCACTATTATTGGCGATGAGGTAAGGATAGGAAACTATGTTGAGGTAAAAAAATCATTTATTGATAATGGCAGCAAGGTTGGACATTTAACCTATATTGGAGATGCAAAATTAGGTAAAAAAGTGAATATCGGAGCTGGTACTATTACCTGTAATTATGATGGAAAAAATAAAAATCCAACAACTATTAAAGACGGAGTATTTATTGGAAGCAACAACTCACTTGTTGCACCTGTAACAATAGAAAAAGATTCTTATACTGCTGCCGGTTCTACAATTACTACTAATGTTCCGGAAAGAAGTTTGGGAATTGCAAGGGCGAAACAGAAAAACATCCCAGGTTGGGTAGAAAAGAAAAGCAAAAAGAAAAATACTGAATGA
- the spoVG gene encoding septation regulator SpoVG, translated as MQVTDVRIRRIQTDGKLRAYVSITFDDSFVVHDLRIIDGRKGMFVAMPSKLLPNGNHKDIAHPINTEIREMIQNAVLKEFQATEGEDQPASSSSSQDTQEDAEDISVDLDDIEEKE; from the coding sequence GTGCAAGTTACAGATGTAAGAATAAGAAGAATTCAGACTGACGGAAAATTGAGGGCTTATGTGTCTATCACTTTTGACGATTCATTTGTTGTTCATGATTTAAGAATAATTGACGGAAGAAAGGGTATGTTCGTAGCAATGCCAAGCAAACTGCTTCCTAATGGAAATCATAAAGACATAGCCCATCCTATTAACACTGAAATTAGAGAGATGATTCAAAATGCAGTGTTAAAAGAATTTCAGGCGACAGAAGGGGAAGACCAACCTGCAAGCAGTAGTTCTTCTCAGGATACACAGGAAGATGCCGAAGATATTTCTGTTGACTTGGATGATATAGAAGAAAAAGAATAA